The nucleotide window CAGCCCAAGCCGTCTATATGACCCTATTCCCTAATGTCCGACCTCGCGATggtcgcgtcgccgacgcgctggTGCACTGTCGTCGCTGCACTCTTTACCAACCCCGTGACCGTTTAGGCGGCCGGCATATCATATTGTACATGCAGGTGTCCAAAGCGTCGCGCGCTCTATTTGTCTGCCCGTGGAAGCGCTTACGAGTTATCCTTGCGGTAGCTCTTCTTGCCAACGGTAAAGGGAACGTAGCGGTACTTGATCATGTGCTGAATCTGCTTTCGCACTTGTGCAAGTTAGCTGGTGCTCTTCCATGTTTTGTTTTGGCGGAGGTAACCATACTCGTCAGAACAAAAAGTATCAGCCAGTACATGACCAGGACGGGCCAGAAGACGGGCACATTGAAGATCTCAAAAAATGtgcagaagaaggagatggTAACAGCGCGCGTGGCCCAGTACCAGAACTTGAActcggggaggcggcgaaTAAAGGGCTTGAACTCCTCGTCCTGCTTCGTCGGGAGGGTGCCGACTGAGCCATCCTCCATCTCGTTGTCGAGCGCATCGTTGGAAGGATCGAACTTGGGTTGGAGgaaggcgaggaagaggtTGAGCAAGTAGATGCCCAGAGCGTAGGCGACTATTTCGGAGGGTCAGTCAGCTTGTGGCAGCATCGCCGAATAGAGGGAAGAGGCAGACGCACCGATATACCACCCCTGAGCAACGAAGATGcgcaggaagaagaggagcagtgcgacgccggtgccgaccCATCGGTACAGCACAAAGGGCGTCGACCGATCCAGGAGAGCTTGGTAATGCTATTGATTGCGGCCATGGTGTCAGCATGAGGCCGACGAGTGAGAGGCAGAAGCGTCTTGTCTTCTTTCCTATGAGCCGGCCGActccaggccaggccaggccaggccaggccggctgATTGGGGGGGCGAAGGCGTACTCTTTGAATCTTGGACGTGTGCGCCGTGACGCTGGCGAAGGGGGTCTGGTCGGGCTCCGGCGCGTCCATCTTGCCGTGGGGCCTGCGAGTCGCGGGCAAGGAGTGGTAGGATAAGACTGAAGAGCTACAGGAGCAGCTGAGATTGTCGCGATGAAGCTGTGGCGACTGGGACTGTGCAGGTCGTGCGAAGCAAGGTCGAGGAGTTGGCTGCTTCCAGAAAAAAGGGTCTTCTGGCCTGTCTGTCCTTTGAGGCGACGCGAATCTCGACTTTGCGCCGCATGCGTGGTGGGGCTCGACATTAAAAGGGACCTGGAGTGGGTGGTGGAAGCCACAGCCACAGCGAGCGGCCAATTGCGCGGCCTCCTGCCGGGAGTGCAATCCATGGCCCGGCGCTGTCTGTCCGCACTGTGTTCGATCCCTTCCAGTACGTCAGTAGTCAGTGGAGGACACTGAACCCAGTGTCGCCACTTTTCATATCTACCTtacctggcctggcctcgCCCTGGGACGAGAGCAGGTGCAGTTCATGTATGTACCCAGTAATGAGGAAGGCTCGATCGATCATCAATTGCTTGCAGAGGTAGGGACTTGCCGCCTAGCTCTAGGTCGCTCGCTAGGTAAGTACTAAGTGAGACTCGATCATCGTCAGCCGCTTTCGGAACCCAGTCCTTCGCGGGACCTGTCGGCAACCCGCGCGACATCCGAGACACCTTTTTACCCAAAGCCGCAATTACAGACACAGTGTTGGTCTCTGCTGAGTGCGCCACTCGGCCGTTCCGCTGTGCCGTGCGTTGCGTCTCAAGGCAATTAATAAGTTAGTACGACGTACGTACGAGTGCCTGCCCGATCTTCAGGGGAGCCAAAGTCAAACTACTAACGTTATACACTACCTACTAATACAGTAGTACTCTGTATAAGGAGGTACCAGTATATAATAGTGGCCTGGGTGTTAGCGCGCGACTCGGCTCCACCTGTGCCTCGTCTACCACACAGTCCCAGGATGCCATgccaggcttgccaggcTTTGTTCCACTGTCCTGGGCTGCGCTGTAACTATTGGTGTGGCCCCTGTCCTGGCTTGGGCTGCGCCAATGGATGGTTTGCTGCTCTACCTTACCAGAACCTTTCCCAGCCGCTTCCACAAAGTACACCAGCTGCCAAACCCGCCCCCAGGTGGTCAGTCGGTTTGGGCTTTGTCAACGAATACGACAGGCTGTGAATTATTATACTACCTAGGTCCCACGTACGGTATAAAGGATAAGCTAAATATAAAGAAGCTTTTTAATTAGACCTCCGGGGTGAGCGGCAGAGCAAACCGTATTTGGACAACGCTGTACAGTATAGAAGCTTCTACGAAGTAGTCGACGTAGATCCAGCAGCTATCCGTGACAAAAGGTGTCAGTCAGATGCGGATGTATGGTTTAGCTCTTTATATGAGAAGTCCTCGATGCCTCTATTTTCATTGCAGGCCGCTGAAGAGCATTGCGGAAGGTCAGTCGGTGTGTGCTGTTCCTGTTCAACGTCATGTGCTTTGCATTCATCATCATTCTCTCGACCGACACTGCCAGAAGCTCCGTGCCACTGCTCAATCTCGTACGTCATTGCCTCCATCCCTACCGTGTCAATATGGCCACTGTCTCGAAGCCATGTAATAGGTAGTCTCCGTAAAGGGCCTCCTCTGAAATAGGTACGGAGCCCCAGCAGGTACTCAATTCAAATTACAACATGCTTTGTCCTGTGTAATACTAAGGCCCTGACTGCGCTTCCTTGGCACTGCTGTAAAGGTTGCAAGCTCACAAAGAGCTGGATGGCGACCTTCCTcccgtacttcgtagctGCTTGTCTAGGTCCAGGGGACCGATGGAACGGCGCCACCACTGGCGTAGTCGCATGTACCCCGTACCTCTCGTATCACCGAAGCCCAAGCGATCGGCTCCCTGAGACTATTGACACCAACCTTAGCAGACGGTTGCTCGCTACTCCGTGCAGTGGGGACGGCAGGCGCGCCCGGCTTGATTACTCTCCGTCTTTCCCTCCTGCCTCTCTTGCTTGCCTACCCTAGTGGTCTTTCACCTCTCCCAGCGTCAGTGGCACTGGTTGGGTGTCTCTGGTTACCTACAACAGCGCCAACGGCTCATCACTCCGCTT belongs to Purpureocillium takamizusanense chromosome 1, complete sequence and includes:
- a CDS encoding uncharacterized protein (EggNog:ENOG503NZFK~TransMembrane:4 (i36-56o62-79i122-141o147-164i)~COG:U~BUSCO:EOG09265ANI) is translated as MDAPEPDQTPFASVTAHTSKIQRHYQALLDRSTPFVLYRWVGTGVALLLFFLRIFVAQGWYIVAYALGIYLLNLFLAFLQPKFDPSNDALDNEMEDGSVGTLPTKQDEEFKPFIRRLPEFKFWYWATRAVTISFFCTFFEIFNVPVFWPVLVMYWLILFVLTMRKQIQHMIKYRYVPFTVGKKSYRKDNS